Proteins co-encoded in one Papaver somniferum cultivar HN1 chromosome 5, ASM357369v1, whole genome shotgun sequence genomic window:
- the LOC113279993 gene encoding F-box protein At3g07870-like, whose product MENLPGDIITNISSRLPADSVLFVKMVCRNWNRSIKIDTWFTNIHLCRFLHDCDYYVTNNDIYSPCMKKQRRNDGTGSTHVARRDLTLSISTMIESFLFLAKSYGISPKKTIYYGDCFYDEDRVVFKKFTGGYNFNHPTFYQSKKYTAPLPMKTTHTLVGSCNGLVCFAVSDSSRLVGGDPIYICNPVTREEWNLPRYNLIDSTYNYDAAIVTSGFCYVPSTNQYKVVRVCYHLNEYIGDLQVFTLGVDKTWRHKEIIPYFLLNFFKITNATPGVIADGAIHWMDYLEWKIVAFNFEDEVVLEVQESDDGIGSPGLLELKVLRDCLCLVHRRPGRSVDIWSLKNMNMCSCETSNGMISKKCKKDCRDWRWIKEFSIAIEIKEIEYIPVPFAITKTGRILLWYYRSGLSIYDPKTETLSKIPDGDIGTIVYQVIPHVNTFVSLKV is encoded by the coding sequence ATGGAGAATCTTCCTGGAGATATCATAACAAATATATCTTCACGGTTACCTGCTGATTCCGTCTTATTTGTCAAAATGGTATGTAGGAATTGGAACAGAAGCATCAAAATTGATACTTGGTTTACAAATATTCATCTATGCAGATTTCTACATGATTGTGATTACTACGTAACTAATAACGACATTTATTCTCCTTGCATGAAGAAGCAGCGTCGAAACGATGGCACCGGCAGTACTCATGTTGCTAGAAGAGATTTAACCCTTAGTATTTCTACTATGATTGAGAGTTTTCTTTTCTTAGCGAAATCTTATGGAATATCACCCAAAAAGACCATCTATTATGGAGACTGTTTTTATGATGAAGATAGAGTCGTGTTCAAAAAGTTTACAGGAGGATACAATTTCAATCATCCTACtttctatcaatccaaaaagTATACAGCGCCCCTTCCCATGAAGACAACTCATACACTAGTTGGTTCATGCAACGGTTTGGTTTGTTTTGCTGTGTCCGATAGTTCGAGATTGGTTGGCGGTGATCCTATCTACATATGCAATCCAGTTACAAGAGAAGAGTGGAATCTACCAAGATATAACTTAATTGATTCTACTTACAACTACGATGCTGCCATTGTTACATCTGGATTTTGTTATGTTCCTTCCACTAATCAATACAAGGTCGTTAGAGTATGCTACCATCTGAACGAATATATAGGAGACCTACAAGTGTTTACTCTTGGAGTTGACAAAACTTGGAGGCACAAAGAAATTATCCCATACTTCCTCTTAAATTTTTTTAAGATAACAAACGCAACACCAGGTGTCATTGCAGACGGGGCTATTCACTGGATGGACTACCTGGAATGGAAAATAGTGGCTTTCAATTTCGAAGATGAGGTAGTACTTGAGGTACAGGAATCAGACGATGGTATAGGAAGTCCAGGTCTACTTGAACTCAAGGTGCTGAGAGACTGTCTGTGCCTTGTTCATCGAAGGCCAGGTCGTAGTGTGGATATATGGTCGCTGAAAAATATGAATATGTGTAGTTGTGAAACATCTAATGGGATGATATCAAAAAAGTGTAAGAAAGATTGTCGTGATTGGAGATGGATCAAGGAGTTCAGTATAGcaatagaaattaaggaaatagaATATATCCCTGTTCCGTTTGCCATCACAAAGACCGGTAGAATTCTATTATGGTACTACAGAAGTGGTCTCTCTATATATGATCCAAAAACTGAGACCCTTAGTAAGATACCAGATGGTGATATTGGCACTATCGTCTATCAAGTCATTCCTCACGTCAACACTTTTGTTTCGTTGAAAGTTTAA